The sequence below is a genomic window from Haloferax mediterranei ATCC 33500.
GTTCACGCGCGTGGAGAACTGCGTTCGAATCCCGCCGGCGGCCCGCCCCGTGCTGCCGCCGCCGAGTGTCCCCGCCTCGCAGACAGTGACCTCGGCACCGCGGTCGGCGAGGGCGTGGGCGCAAGCGAGTCCGACGACACCGCCGCCGACGATGAGGACGTGCATAGTCGTCTCTGATTCCGCCCACCGATATGAGTGTATGTGTGACACGGCAGCAATGCGCGAAACGTTCACCAGACATCCCCGAGTAGATGACATATGGTTCAGATTCTCTCAGCGGACGACGTTCGCGGACTTCTCTCGCTTCCAGAGCTCTTCCCAGTCGTCGAGGAAGCGTTCGTGAAACAGGGCCACGACGAAGTCGAGCGACCGTCAAGACCCCACTTCCCGGTCGGCATCGGCATCGACGGCGGAACGGGTGATGTCGACGCCGTCGAACACGACCACCGCCCGCCGCTCGGGACCGCCTTGACCATGCCGGCGTACATCCACGGCCACGAGGTGTACGCGACGAAACTCGCCGCCGTCCACGCGGCGAATGCCGCCCGCGGTCTCCAGACGGTGAACGCGCAGGTCGTCCTCAACGACGCGCGGACCGGTCTCTCGCTCGCATTCCTCGACGGAACGACTATCACCAACGCTCGAACGGGATGTGTCGGCGGGTTGGCCGCGACGTATCTATCGACCGGCCCCGTCCATCTCGGCGTCCTCGGCGCAGGAACGCAAGCGCGGTGGCAGACCCGCGCCATCGCCGCCGCGACCGACGTCGAATCCGTCCGTATCTACTCGCCGACCGTCTCGCGCGAGCGGTGCGCGGCCGACCTTCGAGACGACGGCATCGACGCGGAGGCAGTCAGTTCACCCAAAATTGCCGTCTCGGAGTCGACCGTCGTCGTCACCGCAACCACCAGTACGGAACCAGCCTTTGCTGCCGAGTGGCTCAACCCCGGAACGCTCGTCATCGCCATCGGAGCCTACACCGGCGAAATGCAGGAACTCGGCCCCGCGACGTTCGACCGGGCGAGTCGAGTCTTCGCGGACGTACCCGAGGAAGTCGCCGACATCGGCGACGTGCGCGAATCCGGTCTCACGGAATCCGACTTGATTCCGCTCTCGGGCGTGTTCGAAGGCGGTGTTGGCCGCGACTCGGACGACGAGATTCTAATCGTCGAAAGCGTCGGCTCAGCGGTTCTGGACGCCGCGACGGCGGAATATCTGTACGAGAAATCGATAGAGAACGGCGTCGGAGAAGACGTAGAGTTGTAGTCGGTCGGCGGTGTGTCGGAGTGTGGCCTCGCTTAGTGCTCCGCCGCCACACCCCGCCGCTCAGATTCGAGGTCGATATCGAGCGAGTCGAGGACTTCCTTTGCCTCTTCGCGCTTTTCGTGGTGGTCTTCGAGGAACTCGCGCATCAGCGTCGCGGCCTGCTCCTTGCACCCGCCGCAGAGTCGCTCGCCGCCGACACACTCGTCGTACACCCTCTTGGCGAACTCGTCGTCGTCGCCGGTGAGGAGGTAGGCGTAGAGTTCGTACACCGGGCACTTGTCGGCCTCGCCGCCGAGTCGGCGCTGTTCTTCGGCGGTGTCGCGACCGCCGGTCGTCGCGGACCTGACCTTGTCGTAGCCGTCTTCCGGGTCGTCGAGCAGCGAGATGTGACTCGCCGGAATGGACGAGGACATCTTGCCACCCGTCAAGCCGGTCATGAAGCGGTGGTAGATGGACGACGGCGGAATGAAGCCGTAGCCGCCGTGGTGGGCTTCGACCTCGCGGGCGAGGTCTTCGGCCGCCTCGATGTCAAGGTCGAAGGCGTCGATGTGCTGGTCGTACCGGCGCTTTTCGCCCTCGATTTCCTCGATGAGTGCCTCGAACGCCTCGTCGGTCGCCTGTCGAGCGAAGAACCGAATTCGCGGACGGAGCGGTTCCATCCCGGCGTTTTCGAGCTTTTCGACCGCCGACTCGCGGACTGACTCGTCTGCGAGGATGCCGAGTTCGGCGAGGTCGGCGTCGGCCAACCACTCGGCGGCCTCGCCACACCGCGGCATGTCAACGTCTTCGGCGAACTCCTCGCGGGCGTCGTAGGCCGCGGCGACGACCGGGCGCTCGGCGTCGTCGAGTTCGAAGGACGCGAACGCATCGGTCACCTTGAAGAAGCGCATCCGGGTCGAGAGGTCGCGAGCGAACCGGACGTGAGGGTCCTGGTCGGGGCCGACCGGGATAACCGTCGGTTGCGGGTCGTCCAACTGCGGATAGAGAATGTCGGCCATCTGCGTGACGACCGACTGCATGTGCGAAACGTTGGTCTCGCCGTCGAAGCCGTAGATGGACTGGAACTCGGAGAAGTTTGCCTTCCCGCCGAGTTCGAACGCGAGTTTCTGGAGCGTGTCGTTGTCGGACTGCCGGTAGAGTTCGCCCTCTTCGGGGTCGAACCCGAGTGCGATAAGCGACAGCAGGTAATCGCGGCTGTGTTCGTTGATTTCGTCCCACGCGATGCCGCGGGCGGAGTGCGCCTCCATGTCGGCGATGAGACCGTACGCATCGCCACCCTGCTGTTGGTGCCAGATGATTTCGTCGAAGACGAGTTTGTGGCCGATGTGGGGGTCACCGGTCGGCATGAAGCCCGAGAGGACGGCGAAGTCGTCGCCGTCGCGCATGGCTTCGAGGACGCGTCGGTAGTCGCGGTGGCCGAAGATGACACCCCGTCGCATCAGGTAGTGAGGGTTCGGCACCTCGTCGAGTACCTCGTCGAACTCCTCGATGCCGAACTCCTCGAACAACTTCCGGTAGTCGGCGATGGTTGACGAGCCCCACGGGTCGAGAGCAACGTCGTCTGCTCCCTGCGCTGTGCCTCCGTCGGTGCGGATTCGCTCCGCGGGTTCGTCTCGTGTCATGGCGTGAGCCGACTGACCGAAAGCCAGTCTATCTCTCCCTTGGCGCTGGTTAGCGCAAAAACCATTCGCTTGCGGACACC
It includes:
- a CDS encoding ornithine cyclodeaminase family protein encodes the protein MVQILSADDVRGLLSLPELFPVVEEAFVKQGHDEVERPSRPHFPVGIGIDGGTGDVDAVEHDHRPPLGTALTMPAYIHGHEVYATKLAAVHAANAARGLQTVNAQVVLNDARTGLSLAFLDGTTITNARTGCVGGLAATYLSTGPVHLGVLGAGTQARWQTRAIAAATDVESVRIYSPTVSRERCAADLRDDGIDAEAVSSPKIAVSESTVVVTATTSTEPAFAAEWLNPGTLVIAIGAYTGEMQELGPATFDRASRVFADVPEEVADIGDVRESGLTESDLIPLSGVFEGGVGRDSDDEILIVESVGSAVLDAATAEYLYEKSIENGVGEDVEL
- a CDS encoding tryptophan--tRNA ligase, which gives rise to MTRDEPAERIRTDGGTAQGADDVALDPWGSSTIADYRKLFEEFGIEEFDEVLDEVPNPHYLMRRGVIFGHRDYRRVLEAMRDGDDFAVLSGFMPTGDPHIGHKLVFDEIIWHQQQGGDAYGLIADMEAHSARGIAWDEINEHSRDYLLSLIALGFDPEEGELYRQSDNDTLQKLAFELGGKANFSEFQSIYGFDGETNVSHMQSVVTQMADILYPQLDDPQPTVIPVGPDQDPHVRFARDLSTRMRFFKVTDAFASFELDDAERPVVAAAYDAREEFAEDVDMPRCGEAAEWLADADLAELGILADESVRESAVEKLENAGMEPLRPRIRFFARQATDEAFEALIEEIEGEKRRYDQHIDAFDLDIEAAEDLAREVEAHHGGYGFIPPSSIYHRFMTGLTGGKMSSSIPASHISLLDDPEDGYDKVRSATTGGRDTAEEQRRLGGEADKCPVYELYAYLLTGDDDEFAKRVYDECVGGERLCGGCKEQAATLMREFLEDHHEKREEAKEVLDSLDIDLESERRGVAAEH